Genomic window (Streptomyces liliiviolaceus):
TCCTGGCTCATTCACGAGCCACAGGACCGCTGAAGGCACACGGCCGCCGCGGCCGTTCGCGCCCCGACGGGCGCGGCCCGTCCCCCGGTCCCGGCGTCAGGCGCGCGTGACCCAGCCCCGGCGTCAGGCGCGCGTGACGTTGCCGACCGCGGTGCGCAGGTTGCCCTCGCCGTCGAGCAGCGGGGGCAGGGGGGTCGCGCCGGCCGGGTTCAGCGAGTCGAAGAGCAACGCGGTGAAGCGGGCGCGCAACGAGGGCGTGGTGCCGGGGAGTGCGAGACCGGCGACGGCCATGACGAGGATGTGCGGGATGTCCTCGGCGGTGAGGTCGTCGCGCACCTCGCCCGCCTCCTGTGCGCGCACGAGCAGCGGGTGGAGCGAGGCGCTGAAGCGCTGGAGGACGTCGACAGCGACATCGGCGAAGTTGCTGGCGAAGGTGACCAGACCCCGTTCCTCGGTGATCAGGTCGAGCAGCCGTGTGGCGATGTCCTGAAGCGCCTGGCGGGCATGGGGGACGTCGGCGGCGTCCTCGATGATCGGGAGCAGATCGGTGTCGAGGATGTCCTCCAGGACGGCCCGGACGACGGCCTCCCGGTTGGGGAAGTGGCGGTAGAGGGTGGCGATGCCCACGCCCGCCTCCGCCGCGATCTGGTCCAGTGAGGCATCACCCCTGCCCAGCACCGTGCGCCCCGCGGCCGTGATGCGCTCCACGCTGGAGCGGGCGTCGACC
Coding sequences:
- a CDS encoding TetR/AcrR family transcriptional regulator, whose product is MAARNDRAPRRRVDARSSVERITAAGRTVLGRGDASLDQIAAEAGVGIATLYRHFPNREAVVRAVLEDILDTDLLPIIEDAADVPHARQALQDIATRLLDLITEERGLVTFASNFADVAVDVLQRFSASLHPLLVRAQEAGEVRDDLTAEDIPHILVMAVAGLALPGTTPSLRARFTALLFDSLNPAGATPLPPLLDGEGNLRTAVGNVTRA